In Candidatus Methylomirabilota bacterium, a genomic segment contains:
- a CDS encoding lysophospholipid acyltransferase family protein, which translates to MDKPDPFYALVRMVGRFWVWFLFRSVDVRNAAGVPHRGPVLLCINHPNNLIDSLLVGAVVDRKVHYLATATLFRNPIMARFLKAVGAIPVYRRQDDPDKMDKNVGTFDACVTTLAAGGLIGIYPEGTTHAESRVQRIKTGAARIALDYESRRRNGAPGEPLVLIPTGLAFDARKSFGGRVRVAFGEPLALAPYLDLYAQDPLKAVDELTTAIQWTMEAQIVHVERLDHATLVREVEGLYRDQLVLELQEERGFSTGQIDTVRLSRSIVDAAAYFETHAPERLEELREHIERYRATLATYAIKDQAVRERLVRRPARRRLQRGWKAAVGLPVFAYGALTSGLPYIVPRWIARRTATKETNYATTRLLVSVFALPLFWGLETWLVWRVGGALWALAFLLSLPVTSILAYHYLRGLGGFRAQLGFGLLALTRHQTATRVLAERRQIIALLERAKNDYLAATKGSSF; encoded by the coding sequence CCCAACAACCTGATCGACTCGCTGCTCGTGGGGGCGGTCGTCGACCGAAAGGTCCACTATCTGGCGACGGCGACGCTGTTCAGAAACCCGATCATGGCGCGCTTCCTCAAGGCGGTCGGCGCCATCCCCGTCTACCGCCGCCAGGACGACCCCGACAAGATGGACAAGAACGTGGGGACCTTCGACGCCTGCGTCACAACGCTCGCCGCCGGCGGCCTCATCGGCATCTATCCCGAGGGCACGACCCACGCCGAGTCCCGCGTCCAACGGATCAAGACGGGAGCGGCGCGCATCGCCCTCGACTACGAGTCGCGGCGGCGGAACGGCGCGCCCGGCGAGCCCCTCGTCCTGATCCCGACGGGCCTCGCCTTCGACGCCCGGAAGTCCTTCGGCGGGCGGGTGCGCGTCGCGTTCGGCGAGCCCCTGGCGCTGGCGCCCTATCTCGATCTCTACGCCCAGGACCCGCTGAAGGCCGTGGACGAGCTGACCACGGCCATCCAGTGGACCATGGAGGCGCAGATCGTCCACGTGGAACGGCTCGATCACGCCACGCTGGTCCGCGAGGTCGAGGGCCTCTACCGCGACCAGCTCGTGCTCGAGCTCCAGGAGGAGCGGGGGTTCTCCACGGGGCAGATCGACACCGTGCGCCTCTCCCGCTCCATCGTGGACGCCGCGGCCTACTTCGAGACGCATGCGCCGGAGCGGCTCGAGGAGCTCCGCGAGCACATCGAGCGCTACCGCGCCACGCTGGCGACCTACGCGATCAAGGACCAGGCCGTGCGCGAGCGCCTCGTTCGCCGGCCGGCGCGCCGGCGCCTCCAGCGCGGGTGGAAGGCCGCCGTCGGGCTGCCGGTCTTCGCCTACGGGGCGCTGACCAGCGGGCTGCCGTACATCGTGCCGCGCTGGATCGCCCGGCGCACGGCGACCAAGGAAACCAACTACGCCACGACGCGGCTCCTCGTCAGCGTGTTCGCCCTGCCGCTCTTCTGGGGCCTCGAGACGTGGCTCGTCTGGCGCGTCGGCGGCGCGCTCTGGGCGCTGGCCTTTCTCCTCTCCCTTCCGGTGACCAGCATCCTCGCGTACCATTACCTGAGAGGCCTCGGCGGCTTCCGGGCTCAGCTGGGCTTCGGGCTCCTCGCGCTGACGCGTCACCAGACGGCCACGCGGGTCCTCGCCGAGCGCCGGCAGATCATCGCCCTGCTCGAGCGCGCGAAGAACGACTACCTCGCGGCCACGAAAGGATCGAGCTTTTGA